Proteins from one Gibbsiella quercinecans genomic window:
- the yacL gene encoding protein YacL: protein MDYEFLRDVTGQVMVRFSMGHEAIGHWINEEVKGDLTLLDKIEAGAEQVKGSERQWQLEGHEYTLLMDGEEVMIRANQLAFEGDEMEEGMNYYDDESLSFCGVEDFLAALKAYRAFIRQYG from the coding sequence ATGGACTACGAATTTCTGCGTGATGTGACCGGGCAGGTAATGGTCAGATTTTCGATGGGGCATGAAGCGATCGGCCACTGGATCAACGAAGAGGTGAAAGGCGATCTTACCCTGCTGGATAAAATCGAAGCCGGGGCGGAGCAGGTAAAAGGCAGCGAGCGCCAGTGGCAGTTGGAAGGGCATGAATATACGCTGCTGATGGACGGTGAAGAGGTAATGATCCGTGCCAACCAACTGGCGTTTGAAGGCGATGAGATGGAGGAGGGCATGAATTACTACGATGATGAAAGCCTCTCCTTCTGCGGCGTGGAGGACTTTCTGGCGGCGCTGAAAGCCTACCGCGCCTTTATCCGCCAATATGGCTGA
- a CDS encoding DNA-binding protein, translated as MSGRVDYQIEKYCFTEADESPRLIRQWADVLAECQENTASAEERLRIALLNVDYVTSFELPFRLLLTRAPQLIAGLRDELQLSQKNVIFNGKRFGCVWSLKQDLSGIPDEYQYRLTTRIRRIDPTGSTEAPYRQIAQQVKPPRERLRLALENGLAVTALDGLFWFGLQRIAADVQRLRKTGMRIATSETNVFDNLTGTTRRIPVYLRAVS; from the coding sequence GTGAGTGGACGCGTTGACTACCAGATTGAAAAGTACTGCTTCACGGAAGCGGATGAATCCCCTCGTCTGATCCGTCAGTGGGCCGATGTACTTGCCGAATGTCAGGAGAATACGGCCAGCGCAGAAGAACGCCTGCGTATTGCCCTGCTAAACGTGGATTACGTCACCAGTTTTGAGCTCCCCTTCAGACTGTTGCTCACCCGTGCACCCCAGCTCATTGCCGGGCTACGGGACGAACTGCAGCTCAGCCAGAAGAATGTCATCTTTAATGGTAAACGGTTTGGCTGCGTCTGGAGCCTGAAGCAGGATTTAAGCGGAATACCCGACGAATACCAGTACCGTCTGACTACCCGAATCAGGCGGATTGACCCCACTGGGAGCACCGAAGCTCCTTACCGGCAAATCGCGCAGCAGGTAAAACCGCCCCGTGAACGTCTCAGGCTGGCGCTGGAAAACGGGCTGGCAGTCACAGCCTTGGACGGACTTTTCTGGTTTGGGCTTCAGCGCATTGCCGCTGATGTGCAGAGGCTAAGAAAAACGGGGATGAGAATAGCGACATCGGAAACGAACGTTTTTGATAATCTGACGGGGACAACCCGACGTATCCCGGTTTACCTACGCGCAGTGAGTTGA
- a CDS encoding efflux transporter outer membrane subunit, with translation MNKKLRRTGLLLLTLPLAACTMAPDYQRPPLPVAPLYPPHEAKAAAVHGEAPDWQDFYRDERQRRLIALALDNNRDLRLAALNAERLQAQYRVRRAELLPTINAGIEQSRIRPETTEDLATYGVTVTEYELDLFGRVHSLKDAALADYFSSVATRQAAQISLIASVATADLTLRADDQQLQLARDTLQAQQKTTALAQQRVNEGLDSETTYHQHAVALQDAATNVAQLERQQAQDLHTLLFLVGVPQLPADLPAGAGAQFAGINTLPAVPVGLPADLLTRRPDIIAAEQKLIGANANIGAARAAFFPRIALTGSYGQASSNLSDLFNHSTLGWSFSPKLTLPLFDFGANSANLEAAKTERKMAVAEYEKTIQTAFREVADALSAETTWRNELAAARAKAQALGRSAELAEQRYRDGSDNMLEQLNARSTWLDAQQAWVQANLHQQLNLISLYKSLGGGWDKQAVPAQILPPTQG, from the coding sequence ATGAACAAAAAGCTGCGCCGCACTGGCCTGCTGCTGCTCACTTTGCCGCTGGCGGCCTGCACGATGGCGCCGGATTATCAACGCCCGCCGCTGCCGGTCGCCCCCCTTTACCCACCGCACGAGGCGAAAGCGGCGGCAGTGCATGGTGAAGCGCCAGACTGGCAGGATTTCTACCGCGATGAACGCCAACGCCGCCTGATCGCGCTGGCGCTCGACAACAACCGCGATCTGCGGCTCGCAGCGTTAAACGCGGAACGGCTGCAGGCGCAATATCGGGTACGCCGCGCAGAATTGTTGCCGACGATCAACGCCGGCATAGAGCAAAGCCGTATTCGCCCGGAAACCACGGAAGATCTCGCCACCTACGGCGTCACCGTCACGGAATATGAACTCGATTTGTTCGGCCGGGTGCACAGCCTGAAAGACGCCGCGCTGGCGGATTATTTCTCCTCCGTCGCCACGCGCCAGGCGGCGCAGATCAGTTTGATCGCCTCTGTGGCGACGGCGGATCTCACGCTGCGGGCCGACGACCAACAGCTGCAGCTCGCCCGCGACACACTGCAGGCGCAGCAGAAAACCACCGCGCTGGCGCAGCAGCGCGTTAATGAGGGCCTGGACAGCGAGACTACCTATCATCAGCATGCGGTGGCCTTGCAGGATGCCGCCACCAACGTGGCGCAACTGGAACGGCAACAGGCGCAGGATCTGCATACGCTGCTGTTTTTGGTCGGGGTGCCCCAATTGCCGGCCGATCTGCCCGCCGGCGCGGGTGCGCAGTTTGCCGGCATCAACACGTTGCCGGCCGTTCCCGTCGGCCTGCCGGCCGATCTGCTGACGCGCCGCCCCGATATCATCGCCGCCGAGCAAAAGCTGATCGGCGCCAATGCCAACATCGGCGCCGCACGCGCTGCGTTCTTTCCTCGTATCGCGCTGACCGGCTCCTACGGCCAGGCCAGTTCAAACCTGTCGGACTTGTTCAACCATTCAACCCTCGGCTGGTCGTTCTCGCCGAAGCTCACCCTGCCCTTGTTCGACTTCGGCGCCAATAGCGCCAACCTGGAGGCGGCTAAAACGGAAAGAAAGATGGCGGTGGCGGAATATGAAAAAACCATTCAGACCGCCTTTCGGGAAGTGGCCGACGCACTCAGCGCAGAAACGACATGGCGCAACGAATTGGCGGCAGCCCGCGCCAAAGCGCAAGCGCTGGGCAGAAGCGCCGAACTGGCGGAGCAGCGGTACCGCGACGGCAGCGACAATATGCTGGAGCAGCTCAACGCGCGAAGCACCTGGCTGGATGCGCAGCAAGCGTGGGTTCAGGCCAATCTGCACCAGCAGTTAAACCTGATTTCGCTGTATAAATCGCTGGGCGGCGGCTGGGACAAACAAGCGGTGCCGGCGCAGATATTACCGCCGACACAGGGCTGA
- a CDS encoding MFS transporter, which translates to MKPHLVCQNPAFSRLAALQLIISLADWMLIVLLQIIVFDLTHSAFNVMLLIICELVPMLLFGALAGALTDRANLRRVLGWACLLRLVVIAALLVPFFRQQLIPLFVVTALSATCNRFFVPAASALLPRLVPAEKLSAANALIMSVRMAGMAAGTLIAGVVASHYGHTVAVSAIAVLLLIAGVLCLAIPGLRSQPPQAHEGSLWGDLRLTITRYGANLTLPLAASMLVMLALGSFEILALIYVSRILHRPSSDVSLLFGCYGFGMLAGLVLSSMKNSLPRYNRWMLISLVLMCVSIWALSQAKTMAWALPMVAIAGLAEGLVITLSLLRIYTQVPDEFCARVIALLDTGTGAAYLVSVLLTGFLADRYAADVLLHGIALTLSALLALGFILTQTGNARRSHKHLSKQ; encoded by the coding sequence ATGAAACCGCATCTTGTTTGCCAAAACCCGGCGTTTTCCCGGCTGGCCGCCCTGCAACTGATCATTTCGCTGGCCGACTGGATGCTGATCGTACTCTTGCAAATCATCGTCTTCGATCTGACGCACTCGGCATTCAACGTGATGTTGCTGATCATCTGCGAGCTGGTGCCCATGCTGCTCTTTGGCGCATTGGCCGGCGCGCTGACGGATCGCGCCAATCTCAGGCGGGTGCTCGGCTGGGCCTGCCTGCTGCGCCTGGTGGTGATTGCGGCGTTGCTGGTGCCGTTTTTTCGCCAGCAGCTCATTCCGCTGTTCGTGGTGACGGCGCTCAGCGCAACCTGCAATCGTTTTTTCGTGCCGGCGGCCAGCGCGCTGCTGCCGCGGCTGGTGCCTGCCGAGAAGTTGTCGGCGGCGAATGCCCTGATCATGAGCGTGCGCATGGCCGGCATGGCGGCGGGCACGCTGATCGCCGGCGTTGTCGCCAGCCACTATGGGCATACCGTGGCGGTGAGCGCTATCGCCGTGCTATTGCTCATTGCCGGCGTGCTCTGTTTGGCGATTCCTGGCCTGCGTAGCCAGCCGCCGCAGGCCCACGAAGGCAGCCTGTGGGGCGATCTGCGCCTGACGATTACCCGTTACGGCGCCAACCTGACACTGCCGTTGGCGGCCAGTATGCTGGTCATGCTGGCGCTGGGCAGTTTCGAAATCCTCGCGCTGATTTACGTTTCCCGCATCCTCCACCGCCCCTCTTCAGACGTCAGCCTGCTGTTCGGTTGCTATGGTTTCGGCATGTTGGCCGGGCTGGTGCTGTCGTCAATGAAGAACAGCCTGCCGCGTTACAACCGCTGGATGCTGATCAGCCTGGTTTTGATGTGCGTCTCCATCTGGGCGCTTTCTCAGGCCAAAACGATGGCCTGGGCGCTGCCGATGGTGGCGATCGCCGGCCTGGCGGAAGGGCTGGTGATCACGCTCAGCCTGCTGCGGATTTATACACAGGTGCCGGATGAATTCTGCGCCCGGGTTATCGCTCTGTTAGATACCGGCACCGGCGCCGCTTACCTGGTATCGGTGCTGCTGACGGGGTTTTTGGCCGATCGCTACGCAGCCGACGTGTTGCTGCACGGGATCGCGCTAACGCTCTCCGCATTGCTGGCGCTGGGATTCATTCTGACCCAAACGGGCAATGCCCGTCGCTCACACAAACATTTATCAAAACAATGA
- a CDS encoding GNAT family N-acetyltransferase, with protein sequence MQGVNCQPAPTCQVHHQAVGTEGALRIEFRHSVADIDAQDWDRLCQPHQFCRHDYMAALEASGLDCRFLYALAITPAGLAGIGIATRWSLAMPCRLSLSIMTLGTPVNTGLPLMIAPWADPAAVSQKLVQALAAQSGKQGTRLFIGRDFPEPRFLGPTRLDRLYACAHLDLAWPDFETYLAGQPKRKSLRRDIRSLGKAGYELEIRKGQRLSEEEALRLHALWLQLYKKYQSPDQIMVTKEFFLEMSSLEHTVWLLLRKDGRIDAFDMCFTLGDTLESTYCGVDIEQTGRLSVHRVMGYEIVRYALEQGLRSINFGISNEQSKVDMGCRLETCYAWFKANPNWLGFLFRPLIFKFVLENEEFTPHETRPKISEPEACQ encoded by the coding sequence ATGCAAGGTGTTAATTGCCAACCGGCCCCCACTTGTCAGGTTCACCACCAGGCGGTGGGTACGGAGGGTGCGCTACGTATAGAATTCAGACATTCGGTAGCCGACATTGACGCGCAGGATTGGGACCGGCTTTGTCAGCCGCATCAATTCTGCCGGCACGACTATATGGCGGCGCTGGAAGCCAGCGGGCTGGACTGCCGCTTTCTATACGCACTGGCAATAACGCCAGCAGGGCTGGCGGGTATCGGCATCGCCACACGGTGGTCGCTCGCCATGCCCTGCCGCCTGTCGCTCAGCATTATGACGTTAGGCACACCGGTCAACACCGGGCTCCCCTTGATGATCGCCCCCTGGGCAGACCCTGCGGCGGTGTCGCAAAAGCTGGTTCAGGCGCTGGCGGCACAATCAGGCAAACAGGGAACCCGCCTGTTTATCGGCAGGGATTTTCCCGAGCCGCGTTTTTTAGGGCCCACCCGGCTTGACCGGCTCTATGCCTGCGCTCATTTGGATCTGGCCTGGCCCGATTTTGAAACCTATCTGGCCGGGCAACCCAAACGTAAATCACTGCGCCGCGATATCCGCAGCCTGGGAAAAGCGGGTTATGAGCTTGAAATCCGCAAGGGCCAAAGACTGTCGGAAGAAGAAGCGCTGCGCCTGCATGCGTTGTGGCTGCAGTTGTACAAGAAATACCAGTCACCCGACCAAATCATGGTGACAAAAGAATTTTTCCTTGAAATGAGCAGCCTGGAACATACCGTATGGCTTCTGTTGCGCAAAGATGGCCGCATTGACGCGTTCGATATGTGTTTCACCCTGGGCGATACGCTGGAATCCACTTACTGCGGCGTGGATATTGAACAAACGGGGCGGCTCTCGGTACACCGCGTTATGGGTTATGAGATCGTACGTTATGCGCTAGAACAGGGGCTGCGCAGCATCAACTTCGGCATCTCCAACGAACAGAGCAAAGTTGATATGGGGTGCCGGCTGGAAACCTGCTACGCCTGGTTCAAAGCCAACCCCAACTGGCTTGGATTCCTTTTCCGCCCGCTGATTTTCAAATTCGTGCTGGAAAACGAAGAGTTTACGCCCCATGAAACCCGGCCGAAAATCAGCGAGCCGGAAGCCTGCCAATGA
- a CDS encoding aminotransferase class I/II-fold pyridoxal phosphate-dependent enzyme, with protein sequence MDNIHSKDRWGFKSFVEHSKQEGFLREPVVMQGMSGPRIIRDGQQHVNFSGINYLGWQQNPEVLDAFCDSVKRYGLSTGGSRATQGICEPHYRLETLLSKLHGKDKTLTFASGLLANIGFINAITAKFNFSAKSGIDNRDAVLIFDHDCHWSLWKAASHLKYGEQLFAFKHNDPDDLERLLRRVGDRKAIVVFESIYSSDGSIAPIGTILDLCERYGALSYIDDANGFMVYGEPQRAFYNEFRHVPRADFVMVSLSKAVGLEGGAISANAEYIDAFEILSGTSIFTAAIQPPTADVAASIIQRLHDEPAIMDGYLQKSERFRRRLLEAGLQLNETPSYIISVLLGSDSEAEKVRVTLEKQRYCVPIFRYPAVKLNQALIRLILHKDHTDSEIEQFIHCLTNSLNNSTGKEAAQRDLLTAN encoded by the coding sequence ATGGATAATATTCACAGCAAAGATCGTTGGGGATTCAAAAGTTTTGTTGAACATTCAAAACAGGAAGGCTTCTTACGCGAGCCGGTCGTCATGCAGGGAATGTCAGGGCCGCGAATCATACGCGACGGTCAACAGCATGTTAATTTTTCCGGCATTAATTACCTCGGCTGGCAGCAGAATCCCGAAGTGCTCGATGCCTTCTGCGATTCAGTCAAACGCTATGGCTTATCGACAGGCGGCTCGCGCGCGACGCAAGGCATCTGCGAACCGCATTACCGGCTGGAAACGCTGCTCAGTAAACTTCATGGCAAGGACAAAACGCTGACCTTCGCCTCTGGGCTATTGGCCAATATCGGGTTTATCAATGCGATAACGGCGAAATTCAATTTCTCAGCCAAGAGCGGTATCGATAACCGTGATGCGGTACTGATTTTCGATCACGATTGCCACTGGAGCCTATGGAAAGCCGCCTCACACCTGAAATACGGTGAACAGCTGTTTGCATTCAAACATAACGATCCAGACGATTTGGAACGTCTGCTGCGCCGCGTCGGCGATCGCAAAGCCATCGTGGTGTTCGAAAGCATCTATTCTTCCGACGGCAGCATCGCGCCAATCGGCACCATCCTCGATCTCTGCGAACGCTACGGCGCGTTGAGCTACATCGATGACGCAAACGGCTTCATGGTCTACGGCGAGCCTCAGCGTGCGTTCTATAACGAATTCCGCCATGTGCCGCGCGCCGATTTCGTGATGGTTTCACTGTCTAAAGCCGTAGGGCTTGAAGGCGGCGCCATCAGTGCGAATGCGGAATATATCGATGCGTTTGAAATTCTTAGCGGAACCTCCATCTTTACCGCAGCCATCCAACCACCGACGGCGGACGTTGCGGCATCGATCATCCAGCGCCTGCATGATGAACCGGCAATCATGGACGGCTATCTGCAAAAAAGCGAACGCTTCCGCCGCCGCCTGCTGGAAGCGGGGCTGCAGCTGAACGAAACGCCGTCCTATATCATTTCCGTACTGCTTGGCTCCGACAGCGAAGCGGAGAAAGTGCGCGTCACGTTAGAAAAACAGCGTTATTGCGTGCCGATTTTCCGCTACCCCGCCGTCAAACTGAACCAAGCGCTGATACGTCTGATTCTGCATAAAGATCATACCGATAGCGAAATCGAGCAGTTCATTCACTGCCTGACGAATTCGCTCAACAACAGTACGGGAAAAGAGGCGGCGCAGCGCGATCTGCTCACCGCGAACTGA
- a CDS encoding response regulator: MSLRRVLIVEDDFDGAEVLSAYLSRDGFQTRHVADGRQALEQHAQWRPDLVLLDIMLPGLSGNDVLAAIRQHASTPVIMVTAVGSESNRINSLLYGADDYVVKPYNPSEVVARVHAVLRRWGNNAQARTRCLRHGNLIVDIDAVQVSVEADGVRQPLELTRTEFNLLAMLMACPTRMFSRTELLAGCLPESDALERVVDAHIYNLRRKLERAGISDVLQTVRGLGYRFCNVL, from the coding sequence ATGAGTCTGCGGAGAGTATTGATCGTCGAAGATGATTTCGACGGTGCCGAGGTGTTGAGTGCTTACCTGAGCCGGGATGGATTCCAGACTCGTCATGTGGCCGATGGGCGCCAGGCGTTGGAACAACATGCGCAGTGGCGGCCGGATTTGGTTTTACTGGATATCATGCTGCCAGGGTTGAGCGGCAACGACGTGCTGGCGGCGATCCGCCAGCATGCCTCCACGCCGGTGATTATGGTGACGGCGGTCGGCAGCGAATCCAACCGTATCAATTCATTGCTGTATGGCGCCGACGATTATGTGGTCAAGCCTTACAACCCCAGCGAAGTGGTTGCCCGCGTTCATGCCGTCTTGCGGCGCTGGGGCAACAATGCCCAGGCGCGCACCCGCTGCCTGCGCCACGGTAATTTAATTGTGGATATCGATGCGGTGCAGGTTTCGGTTGAGGCCGACGGCGTTCGGCAGCCGCTGGAACTGACGCGCACGGAGTTCAACCTGTTGGCCATGTTGATGGCCTGCCCGACCCGAATGTTCTCACGGACGGAACTGCTCGCCGGCTGCCTGCCGGAAAGCGACGCGCTGGAGCGGGTGGTCGATGCGCACATCTATAATTTGCGCCGTAAACTGGAGCGTGCCGGCATTAGCGATGTGCTGCAGACGGTGCGTGGGCTGGGCTACCGTTTCTGCAACGTGCTATGA
- a CDS encoding sensor histidine kinase — protein sequence MTNNDINKSERCAAEPLWRWISLRMIGLAMVAILVIGGGMWLRFSWWEAHQRAAIPEPVRQELQQLEAQPTEHRQRLLQIYGEYLYGEYFTNEAVNEDMLFFGAFVLLSIPLIVGGGVWVSLHLSRQLSAVAIAADHIAQGDFTTRATRVAHTPPALRSLTSDFNRMAERLERQERELQASSAATAHELRTPLTAAKGRLQGLLDGVFEPTPQNFHLIMCQLDQLNRLIDDLYLLSLVSARQLSLLPSEFTLRSLLEERIAWAAPRLQASQMQASLDVAEDLRVLADRGRVGQVISILLDNAIRYAASGGWVALSARRQGGGVRIEVEDGGAGFAPEHLDRVCDRFWRAESSRSRHAGGSGLGLAVAVAICQAHGGQLSVCNRDGGGALTRIDLPG from the coding sequence ATGACGAACAACGACATCAACAAAAGCGAGCGCTGCGCCGCCGAGCCGTTATGGCGCTGGATCAGCCTGCGCATGATCGGCCTGGCGATGGTCGCGATTCTGGTGATCGGCGGCGGCATGTGGCTGCGTTTCTCCTGGTGGGAGGCGCATCAGCGCGCGGCGATCCCTGAACCGGTACGGCAGGAATTGCAGCAGTTGGAGGCTCAGCCGACCGAACATCGGCAGCGCCTACTGCAAATTTACGGTGAATATTTGTATGGCGAATACTTCACCAACGAAGCCGTGAATGAAGACATGCTGTTTTTCGGCGCCTTCGTGCTGCTGTCGATCCCGCTGATTGTCGGCGGCGGCGTCTGGGTTTCGCTGCACCTATCGCGCCAGCTCAGCGCCGTGGCGATCGCCGCGGACCACATAGCCCAAGGGGATTTCACCACGCGAGCTACGCGGGTGGCCCATACGCCGCCGGCGCTGCGTAGCCTGACGAGTGATTTTAATCGCATGGCCGAACGGCTGGAGCGCCAGGAACGGGAGTTGCAGGCCTCCAGCGCGGCCACCGCTCATGAGCTACGCACGCCGTTAACGGCGGCCAAGGGCCGTTTGCAAGGGCTGCTGGATGGCGTGTTCGAACCAACGCCGCAAAACTTCCACCTCATTATGTGCCAGTTGGATCAGCTGAACCGGCTGATCGACGATCTGTATCTGTTGTCTTTGGTTTCCGCCAGGCAACTGTCGCTGTTGCCCTCTGAATTCACGCTGCGTTCTCTGCTGGAAGAGCGTATCGCCTGGGCTGCGCCGCGTTTGCAGGCTTCGCAGATGCAGGCGAGCCTTGATGTGGCGGAGGATTTACGCGTGCTGGCGGATCGCGGGCGTGTGGGGCAGGTGATTTCCATCCTGCTCGATAACGCTATCCGCTACGCGGCGTCAGGCGGTTGGGTGGCGCTAAGCGCCCGGCGGCAAGGTGGTGGCGTACGTATCGAGGTGGAAGATGGCGGCGCCGGTTTCGCGCCGGAGCACCTTGACCGTGTGTGCGATCGTTTCTGGCGCGCAGAAAGCTCGCGTTCACGGCATGCCGGCGGCAGTGGGCTGGGGTTGGCGGTCGCGGTGGCGATTTGTCAGGCGCACGGGGGGCAGCTTTCCGTGTGCAACCGTGACGGCGGCGGCGCACTGACCCGTATCGATCTGCCCGGCTAG